The Mytilus galloprovincialis chromosome 2, xbMytGall1.hap1.1, whole genome shotgun sequence genome has a window encoding:
- the LOC143064977 gene encoding uncharacterized protein LOC143064977 → MSSDHEGRRGSDESDASGSPDSRSEHGDHKHADHKHGSRSRSRSYHSDRAKYNRERSRTRSHSRGHRKRRYSYSRSRSRSYNKYSRSRSRSPYHRRSSRYSRSRSRDPSPAYSRDYKNNSSKRYGYGRSYSRSPPRYRGGGGGGRVGR, encoded by the exons ATGAGTTCAGATCACGAG GGTAGAAGAGGTTCTGATGAGTCTGATGCTTCAGGATCTCCAGACTCTAGATCAGAACATGGGGATCACAAACATGCTGATCACAAACATGGTTCAAGATCAAGAAGTAGGTCATACCATTCTGACAGAGCAAAATACAACAGAGAGCGCTCAAGGACAAGGTCACATTCAAGGGGACATCGTAAAAGAAGATATTCTTATTCAAG ATCAAGAAGCCGTAGTTACAACAAATACTCTAGGTCCAGATCAAGATCACCATATCATAGAAGATCATCACGATA CTCCAGAAGCAGAAG CCGAGATCCCTCACCAGCCTATTCTCGTGACTACAAAAATAACTCTTCAAAACGCTATGGTTATGGTAGAAGTTATAGCCGATCACCACCAAGATAcagaggaggaggaggaggaggaaggGTAGGTAGATGA
- the LOC143064975 gene encoding transformer-2 protein homolog alpha-like isoform X1, translated as MSNRRRHVGNRDKPEPTRCLGIFGLSLYTTERDLRDVFSRYGPLEEVQVVYDRQSGRSRGFCFIYFKNIEDSIEAKDRCAGQEIDGRRIRVDYSITQRAHTPTPGIYLGKPTTPPRDRGRSSGGGEGGGGGGGRYRSPSPYQSRSSRHYSRSRSRSYSPRRRY; from the exons ATGTCAAACAGAAGAAGACATGTAGGCAATAGG GACAAACCAGAACCAACAAGATGTCTTGGTATATTTGGTCTCAGTCTTTACACAACAGAGAGAGATCTGAGGGATGTGTTTTCTAGATATGGACCATTAGAGGAAGTTCAAGTTGTTTATGACAGACAG AGTGGCAGATCAAGAGGATTTTGTTTCATCTATTTCAAGAATATTGAAGATTCAATAGag GCAAAAGACAGATGTGCTGGACAAGAAATAGATGGCAGAAGGATTAGAGTAGATTATTCCATAACACAAAGAGCACATACTCCTACACCTGGTATATACTTAGGCAAACCTACAAC GCCTCCAAGAGACAG GGGACGTAGTAGTGGTGGTGGAGAGGGAGGGGGAGGAGGAGGGGGACGTTATAGATCACCTTCACCTTATCAAAGTCGAAGTAGTCGTCATTATTCTAGATCAAGGTCACGATCATATTCTCCTC GTCGTCGTTATTAA
- the LOC143064975 gene encoding transformer-2 protein homolog alpha-like isoform X3, giving the protein MSNRRRHVGNRDKPEPTRCLGIFGLSLYTTERDLRDVFSRYGPLEEVQVVYDRQSGRSRGFCFIYFKNIEDSIEAKDRCAGQEIDGRRIRVDYSITQRAHTPTPGIYLGKPTTPPRDRGRSSGGGEGGGGGGGRYRSPSPYQSRSSRHYSRSRSRSYSPR; this is encoded by the exons ATGTCAAACAGAAGAAGACATGTAGGCAATAGG GACAAACCAGAACCAACAAGATGTCTTGGTATATTTGGTCTCAGTCTTTACACAACAGAGAGAGATCTGAGGGATGTGTTTTCTAGATATGGACCATTAGAGGAAGTTCAAGTTGTTTATGACAGACAG AGTGGCAGATCAAGAGGATTTTGTTTCATCTATTTCAAGAATATTGAAGATTCAATAGag GCAAAAGACAGATGTGCTGGACAAGAAATAGATGGCAGAAGGATTAGAGTAGATTATTCCATAACACAAAGAGCACATACTCCTACACCTGGTATATACTTAGGCAAACCTACAAC GCCTCCAAGAGACAG GGGACGTAGTAGTGGTGGTGGAGAGGGAGGGGGAGGAGGAGGGGGACGTTATAGATCACCTTCACCTTATCAAAGTCGAAGTAGTCGTCATTATTCTAGATCAAGGTCACGATCATATTCTCCTC GTTGA
- the LOC143064975 gene encoding transformer-2 protein homolog alpha-like isoform X2, whose protein sequence is MSNRRRHVGNRDKPEPTRCLGIFGLSLYTTERDLRDVFSRYGPLEEVQVVYDRQSGRSRGFCFIYFKNIEDSIEAKDRCAGQEIDGRRIRVDYSITQRAHTPTPGIYLGKPTTPPRDRGRSSGGGEGGGGGGGRYRSPSPYQSRSSRHYSRSRSRSYSPRK, encoded by the exons ATGTCAAACAGAAGAAGACATGTAGGCAATAGG GACAAACCAGAACCAACAAGATGTCTTGGTATATTTGGTCTCAGTCTTTACACAACAGAGAGAGATCTGAGGGATGTGTTTTCTAGATATGGACCATTAGAGGAAGTTCAAGTTGTTTATGACAGACAG AGTGGCAGATCAAGAGGATTTTGTTTCATCTATTTCAAGAATATTGAAGATTCAATAGag GCAAAAGACAGATGTGCTGGACAAGAAATAGATGGCAGAAGGATTAGAGTAGATTATTCCATAACACAAAGAGCACATACTCCTACACCTGGTATATACTTAGGCAAACCTACAAC GCCTCCAAGAGACAG GGGACGTAGTAGTGGTGGTGGAGAGGGAGGGGGAGGAGGAGGGGGACGTTATAGATCACCTTCACCTTATCAAAGTCGAAGTAGTCGTCATTATTCTAGATCAAGGTCACGATCATATTCTCCTCGTAAGTAG